The proteins below come from a single Gammaproteobacteria bacterium genomic window:
- a CDS encoding GldG family protein, translated as MQVTSHSRRRVLAQNLLSTLLVLVVAGLLAWLSNQYVYRADWTYGHRNSLSPASVKLLAALKEPLTVTAYARTESPFRDALKRFIRNYETVKPDVALTFVDPDREPEAARRAGITRDGQVVLQYAGRSEKLEQVTEAEMGDALQRLARSSERYVVFLSGDGERSPTGEHNFDLGDFGKQLEAKGFKVQSLNLAANPGVPQNTSVLVIAGPQAQVLPGMVRMIRDYVKRGGNLLWLGDPGPLYGFEPLASDLGLRFGAGTLVDPDTQLFGIDDPKVIMVPKYPAESAVAHGLSTITAFPDVTSVSVDKAKGWEEDPFLESLPRSWLETGKLAGSVAYDPKADTLGPLTIGLALTRMVGDHEQRVMVTGDGDFLSNQYVGTAGNLDLGLDMFNWASHDDAFIDINPRPAPDLTLGLTPTAQGVIGLVFLFLLPVLFLSAGLGVWLRRRRR; from the coding sequence ATGCAGGTCACCTCGCACTCCCGCCGCCGGGTCCTGGCCCAGAACCTGCTCTCCACGCTGCTGGTACTGGTGGTGGCGGGACTCCTGGCCTGGCTCAGCAACCAGTACGTGTACCGGGCGGACTGGACCTACGGCCACCGCAACTCCCTCTCGCCGGCGAGCGTGAAGCTGCTCGCGGCCCTCAAGGAGCCGCTCACCGTCACCGCCTATGCCCGCACCGAATCGCCGTTCCGCGACGCGCTGAAGCGCTTCATCCGCAACTACGAGACGGTGAAGCCGGACGTGGCGCTCACCTTCGTGGACCCGGACCGGGAGCCGGAGGCGGCGCGCCGCGCCGGAATCACCCGCGACGGCCAAGTGGTGCTGCAGTACGCCGGGCGCAGCGAGAAGCTGGAGCAGGTGACGGAAGCCGAGATGGGCGACGCACTGCAGCGGCTGGCGCGCTCCTCGGAGCGCTACGTAGTCTTCCTCAGCGGCGACGGCGAGCGCAGCCCCACGGGCGAGCACAACTTCGACCTGGGCGACTTCGGCAAGCAGCTTGAGGCCAAGGGCTTCAAGGTGCAGAGCCTGAACCTCGCGGCGAACCCCGGCGTGCCGCAGAACACCTCGGTGCTGGTGATCGCCGGCCCCCAAGCCCAGGTGCTGCCGGGCATGGTGCGCATGATCCGCGACTACGTGAAGCGCGGCGGCAACCTGCTCTGGCTCGGTGACCCGGGTCCGCTCTATGGGTTCGAGCCCCTGGCCTCGGACCTGGGCCTGCGCTTCGGCGCCGGCACGCTGGTGGATCCGGACACGCAGCTCTTCGGCATCGACGATCCCAAGGTGATCATGGTGCCCAAGTACCCGGCGGAGAGCGCCGTGGCCCACGGCCTCTCCACCATCACCGCGTTCCCGGACGTGACCTCGGTCAGCGTGGACAAGGCCAAGGGCTGGGAGGAGGACCCGTTCCTTGAGAGCCTGCCGCGCAGCTGGCTCGAGACCGGCAAGCTCGCGGGTTCGGTGGCCTATGATCCCAAGGCCGATACGCTCGGCCCCCTCACCATCGGCCTCGCGCTCACGCGCATGGTGGGCGACCATGAACAGCGGGTGATGGTCACCGGCGATGGCGACTTCCTCTCCAACCAATATGTCGGCACCGCCGGCAACCTCGACCTCGGGCTCGACATGTTCAACTGGGCGAGCCACGACGACGCGTTCATCGACATCAATCCGCGGCCGGCGCCGGACCTGACGCTGGGCCTCACGCCCACCGCGCAGGGCGTGATCGGACTCGTGTTCCTGTTCCTGCTGCCGGTGCTGTTCCTCTCCGCCGGCCTCGGCGTGTGGCTGCGCCGGCGCCGCCGCTGA
- the rpmB gene encoding 50S ribosomal protein L28, which produces MSRVCQVTGKAPTTGNNVSHANNKTRRRWLPNLHTHRFWLDSEKRFVSLRVSTKGMRTIDKLGVEAVVEQIRARGDKV; this is translated from the coding sequence ATGTCGAGAGTCTGCCAGGTCACGGGCAAAGCCCCCACCACCGGTAACAACGTCTCGCACGCCAACAACAAGACGCGTCGTCGTTGGCTGCCGAACCTGCACACCCACCGCTTCTGGCTGGACAGCGAGAAGCGCTTCGTGAGCCTGCGCGTGTCCACCAAGGGCATGCGCACCATCGACAAACTGGGCGTCGAGGCCGTGGTCGAGCAGATCCGCGCCCGCGGCGACAAGGTCTGA
- a CDS encoding ABC transporter permease subunit → MMAFTIAWRELRNLFLSPLAWVLLAVIEFIQAWLFAVAVETFRGDPSGIAGVTDQVGAGLFSLASIIMLMVVPLLSMRLISEERRSGSLTLLLSAPVRISEIVLGKYLGLTAFLALMVAVLAAMPLSLAAGTQLDYGKLASGALGLMLLLGAFAAAGLYMSTLTRQPVVAAVSGFGLLLFLWFIDWIGHGSPRFSALLHYFSLTDHYTSMLRGSFDSADVAFYLIFIGTFLALGIRRLESARLQG, encoded by the coding sequence ATGATGGCCTTCACCATCGCCTGGCGCGAGCTGCGCAACCTGTTCCTCTCGCCCCTGGCCTGGGTGCTGCTGGCGGTGATCGAGTTCATCCAGGCCTGGCTGTTCGCGGTGGCGGTGGAGACCTTCCGCGGCGACCCCAGCGGCATTGCCGGCGTCACCGACCAGGTGGGCGCTGGCCTGTTCAGCCTCGCCAGCATCATCATGCTGATGGTGGTGCCGCTCCTGTCCATGCGCCTCATCAGCGAGGAGCGGCGCAGCGGCAGCCTGACGCTGCTGCTCTCGGCGCCGGTGCGCATCAGCGAGATCGTGCTCGGCAAGTACCTGGGCCTGACCGCATTCCTGGCGCTGATGGTGGCGGTGCTGGCGGCCATGCCGCTCTCGCTCGCCGCCGGCACGCAGCTCGACTACGGCAAGCTCGCCTCCGGCGCCCTCGGGCTCATGCTGCTCCTGGGGGCCTTCGCCGCCGCCGGCCTCTACATGTCCACCCTCACGCGCCAGCCGGTGGTGGCGGCGGTTTCGGGCTTCGGCCTGCTGCTGTTCCTGTGGTTCATCGACTGGATCGGGCACGGCAGCCCGCGCTTCAGCGCGCTGCTCCACTACTTCTCCCTCACCGACCACTACACCTCGATGCTGCGCGGCAGCTTCGACAGCGCCGACGTGGCGTTCTACCTCATCTTCATCGGCACGTTCCTGGCGCTCGGCATCCGGCGCCTGGAATCAGCGCGGCTGCAGGGCTGA
- a CDS encoding fatty acid desaturase: MHIFLHGLLGLPVWAYVLVAALMIHFTILSVTLYLHRTATHRGLDMHPLVSHVMRAWLWLSTGMLTKEWVAVHRKHHALCETAEDPHSPKFKGLAKVVLEGAELYREEAQNPETLEKYGRGTPADWIERKVYTAHGKLGVAIMLVVDVALFGIPGLTIWALQMIAIPFLAAGVVNGIGHHSGYRNFECKDAATNVMPWGIILGGEELHNNHHAFPSSAKFALRPWEFDLGWMYIRALKALGLVKVRRVAPTPVISKAANVDLHTVQAIIQNRLHVLRHYGRNVIVPAYKAEKQGACAMRTKLLAGTRRLMIRERGLLNAVEQRRLRLALARSQALDTVYGFRMKLEKLWENNAQSNDTLLQHFKDWCHEAEQSGIASLQEFAAHLRSYTLPQAA; the protein is encoded by the coding sequence TTGCACATCTTCCTCCATGGTCTCCTCGGGCTCCCGGTCTGGGCTTACGTCCTGGTCGCGGCCCTGATGATCCATTTCACCATCCTCAGCGTCACTCTCTACCTGCATCGCACCGCGACCCATCGGGGTCTCGATATGCACCCGCTGGTGAGCCATGTGATGCGCGCCTGGCTGTGGCTCTCCACCGGCATGCTCACCAAGGAGTGGGTGGCGGTGCACCGCAAGCACCATGCCCTGTGCGAGACCGCCGAAGACCCCCATAGCCCCAAGTTCAAGGGCCTGGCCAAGGTCGTGCTGGAAGGCGCCGAGCTCTACCGCGAGGAAGCCCAGAACCCCGAGACCCTCGAGAAATACGGTCGCGGCACGCCCGCCGACTGGATCGAGCGCAAGGTCTATACCGCCCACGGCAAGCTCGGCGTGGCCATCATGTTGGTGGTCGACGTCGCCCTGTTCGGCATCCCCGGCCTCACCATCTGGGCCCTGCAGATGATCGCCATCCCGTTCCTCGCCGCCGGCGTGGTGAACGGTATCGGCCACCATTCGGGCTATCGCAACTTCGAGTGCAAGGACGCGGCCACCAACGTGATGCCCTGGGGCATCATCCTGGGCGGCGAAGAGCTGCACAACAACCATCATGCCTTCCCGAGCTCGGCCAAGTTCGCGCTGCGCCCCTGGGAGTTCGACCTCGGCTGGATGTACATCCGCGCCCTCAAGGCCCTGGGACTCGTGAAGGTCCGCCGCGTGGCCCCGACGCCGGTCATCAGCAAGGCCGCCAACGTGGACCTGCATACCGTGCAGGCCATCATCCAGAACCGCCTGCATGTGCTGCGGCATTACGGCCGCAACGTCATCGTCCCGGCCTACAAGGCCGAGAAGCAAGGCGCCTGTGCCATGCGCACCAAGCTCCTGGCCGGCACCCGCCGTCTGATGATCCGTGAGCGTGGTCTCCTGAACGCGGTGGAGCAGCGGCGCCTGCGCCTGGCGCTGGCCCGCAGCCAGGCCCTGGACACGGTGTACGGCTTCCGCATGAAGCTGGAGAAGCTGTGGGAGAACAACGCCCAGAGCAACGACACGCTGCTGCAGCACTTCAAGGACTGGTGCCATGAGGCGGAGCAGAGCGGCATCGCCTCCCTGCAGGAGTTCGCCGCGCACCTGCGCAGCTACACGCTGCCGCAAGCGGCCTAA
- a CDS encoding cob(I)yrinic acid a,c-diamide adenosyltransferase, whose translation MGNRLSKIYTRTGDDGTTGLGDGTRVPKDDARVEAYGTVDELNSVIGMLLAEDVHVDIRACLTRVQHELLDLGGELCIPGYTAITAEQVARLENELDGFNAPLPPLKEFILPGGSPAAAACHLARTVCRRAERRTYTLHRHAQVNPLALQYLNRLSDLLFVLARVIARHDRGTEVLWNHEKNKD comes from the coding sequence ATGGGCAACCGCCTCTCCAAGATCTACACCCGCACCGGCGACGACGGTACCACCGGTCTCGGCGACGGCACGCGCGTGCCGAAAGACGACGCCCGGGTCGAGGCCTACGGCACCGTGGACGAACTCAACAGCGTCATCGGCATGCTGCTGGCGGAGGACGTGCACGTGGACATCCGCGCCTGCCTCACGCGGGTGCAGCATGAACTCCTGGACCTGGGGGGAGAGCTCTGCATCCCGGGTTACACCGCCATCACCGCCGAGCAGGTGGCGCGCCTGGAGAACGAGCTGGACGGCTTCAACGCGCCCCTGCCGCCGCTCAAGGAATTCATCCTGCCGGGCGGCAGCCCCGCCGCGGCCGCCTGTCACCTGGCCCGCACCGTGTGCCGGCGCGCCGAGCGGCGCACCTACACGCTGCACCGGCACGCGCAGGTGAACCCCCTGGCGCTCCAGTATCTCAACCGCCTCTCGGACCTCTTGTTCGTGCTGGCGCGGGTGATCGCACGGCACGATAGAGGTACCGAGGTGCTGTGGAATCATGAGAAGAACAAAGACTGA
- the mutM gene encoding bifunctional DNA-formamidopyrimidine glycosylase/DNA-(apurinic or apyrimidinic site) lyase — MPELPEVETARRGIAPHLVGHRVTAVVVRDRRLRWPVPAALLKELPGQRIEDVARRGKYLLLKTRAGTALLHLGMSGSLRITSRDTPPLKHDHVDLVMDTGKALRLRDPRRFGALLWTRDDPGKHKLLRGLGPEPLGDELDGEYLFEASRGRKVAVKQFIMDSHVVVGVGNIYASESLFLAAIKPQRAAGRVSRKEYAALARGIKKVLTASIKAGGTTLRDFAREDGEPGYFSQRLRVYDRAGERCYRCGGTIAAKATGQRMTYWCPDCQR; from the coding sequence ATGCCTGAGCTTCCTGAAGTCGAGACTGCCCGGCGCGGCATCGCGCCGCACCTGGTCGGCCATCGGGTCACCGCGGTGGTGGTGCGGGACCGGCGCCTGCGCTGGCCGGTGCCGGCGGCACTGCTCAAGGAGCTGCCAGGCCAGCGCATCGAAGACGTGGCGCGGCGCGGCAAGTACCTCCTGCTCAAGACCCGCGCCGGCACTGCGCTGCTGCACCTAGGCATGTCCGGGAGCCTGCGGATCACGTCCCGGGACACGCCGCCCCTGAAGCACGACCATGTGGACCTCGTGATGGACACGGGCAAGGCGCTGCGCCTGCGCGACCCGCGCCGCTTCGGCGCACTGCTGTGGACCCGCGACGACCCCGGGAAGCACAAGCTGTTGAGGGGCCTGGGGCCCGAGCCCCTAGGCGACGAGCTCGACGGCGAGTACCTGTTCGAGGCCTCCCGCGGCCGCAAGGTGGCGGTGAAGCAGTTCATCATGGACAGCCACGTGGTGGTGGGCGTGGGCAACATCTACGCCAGCGAGAGCCTGTTCCTGGCGGCCATCAAGCCGCAGCGCGCCGCCGGCCGCGTGAGCCGCAAGGAATACGCCGCGCTGGCCCGCGGCATCAAGAAGGTGCTCACCGCCTCCATCAAGGCCGGCGGCACCACGCTGCGGGACTTCGCCCGGGAGGACGGCGAGCCCGGCTACTTCAGCCAGCGCCTCAGGGTCTATGACCGCGCCGGTGAACGCTGCTACCGCTGCGGCGGGACCATCGCCGCGAAGGCCACCGGGCAGCGGATGACTTACTGGTGTCCGGATTGTCAGAGATAG
- a CDS encoding cobalamin-binding protein: MTARKQVSGFIFFWLFAGAPGAALADIHLKGADGVEVTLAAPAKRIVALAPDMAELTYDVGAGDALVGTVEYSDWPAAAKQLPRVGDAFHVDAEKLLALKPDLVLVWQGGTPQVLIDKLRSLRFTVLAVGTHRLPDIAANLELLGLATGHAASAQLAAEDFRTRLGALRSRYEHAAPLKVFYEISAEPLFTVGGTHSISDLIVICGGRNVFADLSDLAPAVSLEAVLARDPEVIATGDGEGDVAQRIKEWRRWPKLAAVKADAFVVVNDDWISRSTPRLLDAGKQLCESLQKIRDTRAAAH, translated from the coding sequence ATGACGGCCAGAAAACAGGTTTCAGGTTTTATCTTCTTCTGGCTATTCGCTGGCGCTCCCGGCGCGGCGCTGGCGGACATCCATCTCAAGGGTGCCGACGGCGTGGAAGTCACGCTGGCGGCGCCGGCCAAGCGCATCGTGGCCCTGGCGCCGGACATGGCGGAACTCACCTACGACGTGGGTGCCGGCGATGCCTTGGTGGGCACCGTGGAGTACAGCGACTGGCCGGCGGCGGCAAAGCAGCTGCCCCGGGTGGGCGATGCCTTCCACGTGGATGCCGAGAAGCTCCTGGCCCTCAAGCCGGATCTGGTGCTGGTGTGGCAGGGCGGCACGCCCCAGGTCCTCATCGACAAGCTGCGCAGCCTCAGGTTCACGGTGCTCGCCGTCGGCACTCACAGGCTGCCGGACATCGCTGCGAACCTGGAACTCCTGGGCCTCGCCACCGGCCATGCCGCCTCGGCCCAGCTTGCCGCCGAGGACTTCCGCACGCGCCTGGGCGCGTTGCGCAGCCGCTATGAGCACGCCGCGCCGCTCAAGGTGTTCTATGAGATCTCCGCCGAGCCCCTGTTCACCGTGGGCGGCACCCACAGCATCAGCGACCTCATCGTGATCTGCGGCGGGCGCAACGTGTTCGCGGACCTCTCTGACCTCGCGCCGGCCGTGAGCCTGGAGGCGGTGCTGGCCCGGGACCCGGAGGTGATCGCCACCGGCGATGGGGAGGGTGACGTGGCCCAGCGAATCAAGGAATGGCGGCGCTGGCCGAAGCTCGCCGCCGTGAAAGCGGATGCCTTCGTGGTGGTGAACGACGACTGGATCTCGCGCTCCACGCCGCGCCTGCTCGATGCAGGCAAGCAGCTCTGCGAATCATTGCAAAAGATCAGGGATACGCGCGCAGCCGCGCACTAA
- the radC gene encoding DNA repair protein RadC — MAIRDWPAGERPREKLLQQGAASLSEAELLAIFLRTGVKGKSAVDLARQLLSEFGGLRALLNASQEDFCATLGLGPAKYAQLQACLEMARRHLGEALERGKPLTDPAATRKYLLAKLRDMPHEVFACLYLDNRHRVIAFEELFRGTIDGTSVHPREVVRAALKHNAAALIFAHNHPSGVAEPSDADRRLTRRLQDALALVDIRVLDHFVVGDGEVASFAERGWL, encoded by the coding sequence ATGGCGATCCGTGACTGGCCGGCCGGCGAACGGCCGCGCGAGAAACTCCTGCAGCAAGGCGCCGCGAGCCTCTCGGAAGCGGAGCTGCTCGCGATCTTCCTGCGCACCGGCGTGAAGGGCAAAAGCGCGGTGGACTTGGCCCGGCAGCTCTTGAGCGAGTTCGGGGGCCTCAGGGCCCTGCTGAACGCCTCCCAGGAGGACTTTTGCGCAACCTTGGGGCTGGGTCCCGCCAAATACGCCCAGCTCCAGGCCTGCCTCGAGATGGCGCGCCGGCACCTGGGCGAGGCCCTGGAACGGGGCAAGCCCCTCACGGATCCGGCAGCCACCCGCAAGTACCTATTAGCGAAGCTCCGGGACATGCCCCACGAGGTCTTCGCCTGCCTCTATCTGGATAACCGGCACCGGGTCATCGCTTTCGAGGAACTCTTCCGCGGCACCATCGACGGCACTAGCGTGCATCCCCGGGAAGTGGTGCGGGCAGCCCTAAAGCACAACGCGGCGGCGCTGATCTTCGCCCACAACCACCCCTCGGGGGTGGCGGAGCCCAGCGACGCGGACCGGCGCCTCACCCGCCGCCTGCAGGACGCCCTGGCGCTGGTGGACATCCGGGTGCTGGACCACTTCGTGGTGGGGGATGGGGAGGTGGCATCCTTCGCGGAAAGGGGCTGGCTCTGA
- the ampE gene encoding regulatory signaling modulator protein AmpE, which translates to MSFLAVLFALLLDQAARQLERLRDARWFNAYAEAFAGLARNADPVRATAGALLIVLVPAVVALFLGDLLSHIWEGFGFVFAAAVFWFCLGPKDLHDQVDAYIEAAQAGDEVRAERLAAELLQTEPPADAAERTRAVTQCVFREANARQFGVLFWFGILGPGGAVLYRCADLMQRRPLPDLSPETYAAAARLLGVLDWIPAHLTAIGYALAGSFEDAVSDLKAYYHACSLRFFQVSGDVLVFTGLGAVRGTVGEETGLTRLKSSLGLVRRTLIIWVVVYALFSIFQWSW; encoded by the coding sequence ATGAGTTTCCTGGCCGTCCTCTTCGCCCTGCTGCTGGATCAGGCCGCGCGCCAGCTCGAGCGGTTGCGCGACGCGCGCTGGTTCAATGCCTATGCCGAGGCCTTCGCCGGCCTCGCCCGCAACGCCGATCCGGTGCGTGCCACCGCCGGCGCGCTGCTCATCGTGCTGGTGCCGGCGGTGGTGGCCTTGTTCCTGGGGGACCTGCTCTCCCACATCTGGGAAGGCTTCGGCTTCGTGTTCGCCGCTGCGGTGTTCTGGTTCTGCCTGGGTCCGAAGGACCTGCATGACCAAGTGGACGCTTATATAGAGGCTGCGCAAGCCGGGGACGAAGTCCGTGCCGAGCGCCTGGCGGCGGAGCTCCTGCAGACCGAGCCGCCGGCCGACGCCGCGGAGCGCACCCGCGCCGTGACCCAGTGTGTGTTCCGCGAGGCGAACGCGCGCCAGTTCGGCGTGCTGTTCTGGTTCGGGATCCTGGGCCCCGGCGGCGCGGTGCTGTACCGCTGCGCCGACCTCATGCAGCGCAGGCCGCTGCCGGACTTGAGCCCGGAGACCTATGCCGCGGCGGCGCGCCTCCTGGGTGTGCTGGACTGGATACCGGCTCACCTGACTGCGATCGGGTATGCCTTGGCAGGCAGCTTCGAGGACGCGGTCTCCGATCTCAAGGCCTACTACCACGCCTGCAGCTTGCGTTTCTTCCAGGTGAGCGGCGACGTGCTGGTGTTCACGGGCCTGGGCGCGGTGCGCGGCACCGTGGGGGAGGAGACCGGTCTCACCCGCCTCAAGTCCTCCCTCGGCCTGGTGCGGCGCACCCTGATCATCTGGGTTGTCGTGTACGCGCTTTTCTCGATCTTTCAGTGGTCTTGGTGA
- the ampD gene encoding 1,6-anhydro-N-acetylmuramyl-L-alanine amidase AmpD: MQHEVDLVTGLLSGAAYRPSPHCDARPAGMAVDLLVIHGISLPPGEFGGPWIEQLFLGQLPPDAHPYFKDIAGLRVAPHLLIRRGGEVVQFVPFHMRAWHAGASRFQDREACNDFSIGIEIEGDDTTPYAGPQYSSLACVSAALMRAYPGITTSRIVGHSDIAPGRKTDPGPAFDWMRYRDILASQPRAGSTTQP; the protein is encoded by the coding sequence ATGCAGCACGAAGTGGACCTCGTCACGGGACTCCTGTCCGGCGCCGCGTACCGGCCCTCGCCCCATTGCGACGCGCGCCCGGCGGGCATGGCCGTGGACCTGCTGGTGATCCACGGCATCAGCCTTCCGCCGGGAGAGTTCGGCGGCCCCTGGATCGAGCAGTTGTTCCTCGGGCAGCTGCCGCCCGACGCGCATCCCTACTTCAAGGACATCGCGGGCCTGCGCGTGGCGCCGCACCTCCTCATCCGCCGCGGCGGCGAGGTGGTCCAGTTCGTGCCGTTCCACATGCGCGCCTGGCACGCCGGCGCCTCCCGCTTCCAGGACCGCGAAGCCTGCAACGACTTCTCCATCGGCATCGAGATCGAGGGGGACGACACCACGCCCTACGCGGGACCCCAGTACAGCTCCCTCGCCTGCGTCAGCGCCGCGCTGATGCGCGCCTATCCCGGCATCACCACGTCCCGCATCGTCGGCCATAGCGACATCGCACCCGGCCGCAAGACCGATCCCGGTCCCGCGTTCGACTGGATGCGCTACCGCGACATACTTGCAAGCCAGCCGCGCGCCGGGTCTACTACGCAGCCATGA
- a CDS encoding DUF4340 domain-containing protein, with the protein MALNPRSRLNLALLALAALLGAFAYFRPGLKAPVQAPPVAADATALSDVRIALAGKPEIHLVRKGEAWRMRAPLDFPADAALMQGLLDSLAAPLERGFPAAGTELAKYGLDKPLARLWLDGKEYAFGLLQPVSKQRYVLHGGKVRLVDDYVFYRIAHDTYWWLDKRLVPEGARITALQLPHATLTQDSKGIWQLAPANKGATPETIQTLVDAWQDAYAMGMAPIGKGKRLGEVALSLAGAKEPLRFLILDDPDYLILARPDLKLEYQVDISRNDALLAPGTEP; encoded by the coding sequence ATGGCGCTCAATCCACGCAGCCGCCTGAACCTCGCCCTGCTGGCCCTGGCGGCGCTGCTGGGCGCCTTCGCCTATTTCCGGCCCGGCCTGAAGGCGCCGGTACAGGCGCCCCCGGTGGCGGCAGACGCGACTGCGCTCTCGGACGTGCGCATCGCCCTCGCCGGCAAGCCGGAGATCCACCTGGTGCGCAAGGGCGAAGCCTGGCGCATGCGGGCGCCGCTGGATTTCCCCGCTGATGCGGCACTCATGCAGGGCTTACTAGACAGCTTGGCGGCGCCGCTGGAGCGGGGGTTCCCCGCCGCCGGCACCGAGCTCGCCAAGTACGGCCTGGATAAGCCGCTGGCCCGGCTCTGGCTCGATGGCAAGGAGTATGCGTTCGGCCTGCTTCAGCCCGTGAGCAAGCAGCGCTACGTACTGCACGGCGGCAAGGTGCGCCTCGTGGACGACTACGTGTTCTACCGCATCGCCCATGACACCTACTGGTGGCTGGACAAGCGGCTGGTGCCGGAGGGCGCGCGCATCACGGCGCTACAGCTGCCCCATGCCACCCTCACTCAGGACTCGAAAGGCATCTGGCAGCTCGCACCGGCAAACAAGGGTGCGACGCCAGAGACCATCCAGACGCTGGTAGATGCCTGGCAAGATGCCTACGCCATGGGCATGGCGCCCATCGGCAAGGGGAAGCGCCTGGGCGAGGTGGCCTTAAGCCTCGCCGGCGCGAAGGAACCGCTGCGTTTTCTCATCCTGGACGATCCGGACTACCTGATCCTGGCCCGGCCCGACCTTAAGCTCGAGTACCAGGTGGACATCAGCCGCAACGACGCGCTGCTCGCCCCCGGCACTGAACCTTGA
- a CDS encoding ATP-binding cassette domain-containing protein — protein MKVEDLHRSYGLRHAVQGLSFELARGEILGLLGPNGAGKTSTLQMLSGNLAPSRGRVLINGIDLLDEPLRAKAELGYLPELPPLYPDLTVDEYLDYCAALHRLPKPRRRAARDNARERCGLKDTGRRLIGNLSKGYQQRVGVAQAIIHAPAVVILDEPTVGLDPIQIREVRALIAELGKEHGVILSTHILPEVQAVCSRVQIIHRGRTVYSDSVAALAAQQQPLSLVLDCRELPALKELRAIEGVESVEKLDAHRARLGFAAGTDPAEAVAALAVRGKWGLRGLTPEYKSLEQVFVELTTADDAGVTP, from the coding sequence GTGAAGGTGGAAGACCTCCACCGTTCATATGGGCTGCGCCACGCCGTACAAGGGCTCTCGTTCGAGCTGGCACGGGGCGAGATCCTGGGGCTCCTGGGCCCCAACGGCGCCGGCAAGACCAGCACCCTGCAGATGCTATCGGGGAACCTCGCCCCCAGCCGCGGACGGGTTCTCATAAACGGCATCGACCTCCTGGACGAACCGCTCCGGGCCAAGGCTGAGCTCGGCTACCTGCCGGAATTGCCGCCGCTCTACCCGGACCTCACGGTGGACGAATACCTGGATTACTGCGCGGCCCTGCACCGGCTGCCCAAGCCGCGGCGGCGCGCCGCCCGGGACAATGCCCGGGAGCGCTGCGGGCTCAAGGACACGGGCCGGAGGCTCATCGGCAACCTCTCCAAGGGCTACCAGCAGCGGGTGGGCGTGGCCCAGGCGATCATCCATGCGCCGGCGGTGGTGATCCTGGACGAGCCCACGGTGGGCCTCGACCCGATCCAGATCCGCGAAGTGCGCGCGCTCATCGCCGAACTCGGCAAGGAGCACGGCGTGATCCTCTCCACCCACATCCTGCCGGAGGTGCAGGCGGTGTGCAGCCGCGTGCAGATCATCCACAGGGGCCGCACCGTGTACAGCGACAGCGTGGCCGCGCTCGCGGCTCAGCAGCAGCCCCTGAGCCTGGTGCTGGACTGCCGCGAGCTGCCCGCGCTCAAGGAACTGCGCGCCATCGAGGGCGTGGAATCGGTGGAGAAGCTCGACGCCCATCGTGCGCGGCTGGGCTTCGCCGCCGGCACCGATCCCGCCGAGGCGGTGGCGGCCCTCGCGGTGCGCGGCAAGTGGGGCCTGCGCGGCCTCACCCCGGAGTACAAATCCCTGGAGCAGGTGTTCGTGGAACTCACCACCGCCGACGACGCGGGAGTCACGCCATGA
- the rpmG gene encoding 50S ribosomal protein L33, translating to MREKIKLVSSADTGHYYTTTKNRRLHPDKLETMKFDPVARKHVKYKEAKIK from the coding sequence ATGCGTGAGAAGATCAAACTCGTCTCGAGCGCCGACACCGGCCACTACTACACCACCACCAAGAACCGCCGCCTCCATCCGGACAAGCTGGAGACGATGAAGTTCGACCCGGTGGCGCGCAAGCACGTGAAGTACAAGGAAGCCAAGATCAAGTAA